The segment TGAGCCTCTTCAGCGTTTCCACCGACGTGTCGTTGGCGCGGGCCACCGACCACAGCGTCTCGCCCGGATGCACCTTGTAGGTGCGGCCGACCGTGGCCTGCGAGACGATGTCGCTGCCGCTGGCGCGCACCTTGATCGTCTGCCCGGCCTGCACCGAGGCGGCCTCGCTGATCCCGTTCATCTTTTTCAGCTCGTCGACGCTCGTGTGGTACATCGACGCGATCTGCGTCAGCGTCTGGCCGTGGCCGACCTTGTGCTCGGTCGTCAGCACGGGATTGTTGTCGTCTGCGGATCCCTGCTGCGACTGCTTCGCGACCACTGCCGGAGCTGCGGGATGCGAGGCGGCCGGCGCAGAAGAGTGCCGCGACGCTGCGGGAGCCGCAGTGTCCGGCGGGGGCGGCGCCTGGTTCGAGGCAACCTGCTCGTCCGCGTCCTGCTTCTGGTCCTGCTTCTGGATGACCGCGGCCGGCGCCGCGATGGCGGCCGTCCGCGCCGCGATGGTCGCGGCGGCGGCGGCCTTGCCCGCTTCCTGCGCGGCAATCAGCCCTGCCGTCGTCGTCATCGTCTTCGAGAACGGCGGATGCGCGATGTTCGCATCCGCGACGGCCTGCGTGACGCGGTCGGCGGGAACCCTGAGTGTCATGCCGACCTTGACGGTCTTCGCGTTGCGCAGGTTGTTCAAGTACAGCAGCGTCGTCTCGGTGGTGCCGTAGCGGCGCGCGATCATGCCGAGGCTCTCTCCCTTGACGACGTGGTGGGTGCGCTGGACCGGCGCGATATCGCGCTCGCCGTTTCCGCTACCGACGCGGGCAAGAAGTGCCGGGCCGCTGCGGTCGCTGTGGTCGATGTGCCCGAAGGCGACCTCGAACTCGTTCCTGCCCCCGGCAGGCAGGTTCAGGCGGTAGCCGCGCGGCACCTTGCTGCTGCCACGGACGCAGCCGTCCGACAGCGCCGGGTTGAGATCGGCCAGGCGGTCCACGTTGGTGCCGGCCGCGCGGGCCAGGTCGCGGATCGACGCGCTGGCGCCGAGGGCGGTGGAGTCGGGATTATAGGCCTGGGCAGTGATCGGACCGCACAGCTCCTCGGTGTGATGCAGTGCATCCACTGCAGCCAGGAACTCCGCGTAATAATTACGGGAAGCGAATCCGAAGGCCTTGCCCTTGTACTGCCGCGAGATGATCCCGAAGTGGGTAGTCCCCATGTCCTTGACGGCGCGTGCGACGCCGCCGGGACCGTGGTTGTACGACGTGATCGCCAGCGGCCAGGAGCCCAGCTCGTCGTACGTCTTGCGCAGCATCCGGGCGGCGGCTTCGGTCGAGCGCTCGGGGTCGCGCCGGTCGTCGTAGCTCGAGTTGATGTCGAGGAAGAGGCGCCCGGTGGACGGCATGAACTGCCAGATTCCGGACGCACCGGCCGAGCTGCGGGCCCCGATCTTGTAGCCGGATTCGACGAGCGGCAGGGCCAGCAGCTCCTCGGGGATGTCGTAGCTGGCCAGGATGCGCGCCATCATCGGGCGGTAGGCTTCGGCGCGGGTGGCCGCGTCGCAGAATTTGTCGGCAAGGCCGCGCTGGGAACGCACCTGCTCGGCCAGCGTCGTCGCGTAAGAGGGCTCCTGCCCGATCTTCGCGATGGTCTTCAGGATGCGGCGCTCTTCCTCGGTGCGTGCGTTGCCGCCGGCGATCTCCTGCAGCATCGCCGAGATTCGTTCGCCCTCGGCCTTGCGGCGCGCTGCAATCGCATCATCCTGCTGGCTTTCCGGCAGGCGCGCGACGATGTCGTCGATCGAGAGGACCGAATATACCAGTTCCAGGTGATCGACGTCGTGGAAGGCGATCTGCTTGCTGGTCCACTTGGTGAAGACGTCGCTCCAGAATGCGACGTTGGGTTCCAGCTCCTGGTAGCGTGGGAAATGCGTGTTGCCTGGCGCCGGCATCGCCAGCGCGCAGGCCGGGAAAGCCGCGGCCGCAGCTACAGCCATCGACACGGCGAATCGGGTCGCCCCCACCCCTGCAAATCTCCTCATCTTCCTCACCCTGCACCTCCAGGCCCGCGTGAAACTCAAAGGTAGCAAACAGGGGCCGTCGCCGCCATCGGCTACCCGCGGTTTTCCTGCCTTTGGCGGTGCGTACAGCGCTGCCGGCAATGCATGCTGCGCTGCTTGCCGCGTGCCCGGGACGGCGCGTGCCGACGCCGGCAGGCCCGGACCCCGCGCGGGAACGCTGGTTTTCGCCCTTTTTGCCCTCGCGGCGTGTGGACGCGGCGCGGCACCGGTGCCCGGGCGGCTGCGGATCGCGATCGAAGCCGCGCCCAATTCGCTCGATCCTCGCTATGCCTCCGATGCCAACGCGAGCCGCATCGCGTCGCTCGTGCACTGCGCGCTCGTGCGTACCGACGCACGCGGCGGCTGGGCACCGCAGCTGGCTTCGTCGTGGAGCCGTCCGGACGAGACGACCTGGCTCTTCACGCTGCGCGACGATGCGCGCTTCCACGATGGTGCACCGGTGACCGCCGATGATGTCGTCGCGACGTACCGCTCGGTGCTCGATCCTTCTTCGCTGTCGCCGAAGCGAGGCGCGCTCGCATCGCTGGACACGGTCGAGGCCGTCGCGCCGCGCGAAGTTCGCTTTCGCCTGCACGAGGCCGACGCCTCGTTTCTCGATGCCGCTGCGATCGGCGTCATCTCCGCGCAGGCCGCTGCGCGTCACGTCGACGCCGGCGCGGCCGCGCCCGATGGCTGCGGCCCTTACCGCGTCGCGAGCGAGGACGATCATTCGGTGATCCTCGAAGCGGCGGCGACGTCGCTGCAGCCGCCTGCATCGCTGTCGTCGATCGAGTTTCGCGTCGTGCCCGACACCGTGATGCGTACGCTCGAGCTTGCCGGCGGCGAGGTCGATTTCAGCGAGAATACGCTCGAGCCCGATGAGGTTCGCCACCTCCAGCGCGATGCAACCACACTTGCCGTTTCGGTCACCGACTACGACGCGTTCCAGTATCTCGGCATCAACCACCGTCATCCGGCGCTGGCCGACGTGCGCGTGCGCCGCGCGATCGCGCTGGCGATCGACCGCGACTCGATCGTCGCGAACCTTCTCGACGGCCAGGCCGCCCCGGCCACGGGAATGATTCCGCCGCATCGCGAAGATTACGAAGGCCGTGTCCGCCACTACCGCTACGACCCTGCACGGGCGCGGCGCCTTCTCGATCGCGCCGGTTTGGTCGATCCCGACGGAGACGGGCCGCTGCCTCGCCTTCGCCTGCGCTATGCGACCAGCACCGTCGAGCTGAGGCGACGCATCGCCGAGGTCATCGCCGCCGAGCTTGGCGACGTCGGCATCGAAGTCACGATCGAAAGCCACGAGTGGGGCACGTTTTTCGACGACATCTCCCGCGGAAATTTCGACCTCTACTCGCTGGCATGGGTCGGGATCCGCGATCCGGACCTCTACCGCCTCGCGCTCCATTCGGCGATGCTGCCGCCGGCCGGCAGCAACCGGGGGTTTTTCCGCAACGCGCGCATCGACGCGCTGACGGAGCGGGGGCGCAGCGAGAACGACCCGGCAACGCGGCGGCGCATCTACGCGCGCGTGCAGCGCACGGCCGCGCGCACCCTGCCGGTCATCCCGCTGTGGTGGCCGAAGAACGTCGTCGTGATGACGACGAGGCTGCACGGGTTCGTGCCCGACCCGACCGGAGAGCTCATCGGGCTGGCGCGTGCGCGGCTGGACTGAGCACGTCGTGCCCCGGCCGGCTGCCGCGTTGCGTCGGAGGGGAACGGGAAGTGCCGGGATCCGGCCGGGCACCCGGTAGAGGTCGCGTCAGGTAGCGCTGCTCGAGCTTGCCGCAACGACAGGTTGGCGCCGATCGGCGACGTTTGAAGTGCACGTGCATTCGGGCGTCTGATCTTCCTGTCTCCGCGCGGCTGGTTGCCTCCGGCGACCCCCCAGCGCCGGCCAGAAGAGATGCAGCAAGAGAGATGCACTAAGAGAGATGCACTAAGGAAAGATGCGGTATGATGCACCCCATGCGCGGTCCGAACGCAGTCGTCCTTGCGGCAATCCTCGCGGTCGCCGCGCTCGCCGGTTGCGGGGTCGCTGCTCCCGTTTCGTTCGAGCAGCCGATCGCAGCGCCGTTCATGACGTACCGGATCGGCGACGTGATGACAGCCGCCACGGGCTCACCGATGGTGCGCTGGACCGGCAACGTCGCATCGCTGCCGGCCTTCCAGATGATCCACCCCGTCCATGTGCAGGGCACGGACCGGCAGCCGCCGGGCGAAGGAAGCTACTGGCTCGCCCTCTACGGCTATCACGGGGACTGCGCAGGCGGCCGCTACGTCCTCGTCAACCCCGTGTTCTATGAGCAGCAGATCGGCATCGTCATTGACGAGCAGGGCAGCATCCCGTGCGCGGGCGCAGTACTGCAGGTATCCGGCGCCTACACCGGTCGGGTTTTCCAGGTACCGGATGCAGCAGGACAGCAGGTGTTCCGGCCTTCCGAGCCGGTGGTCATCGGGGGCGGCTACGGCGCGCGTCCGACGACGTGGGAGCTCGTCTACGGCGGGCGCTCGGGCGACACGATCAACGTCCAGTATCTCGAGTACGTGCCCGCTCCGTTCGGCGCTCCTCCGAGCCTGGTCCAGTCGCAGCCGCTGGTCTACGACATCAAGCAGAGCCGACACTTGGTGCATGGTGGCGTCGAGATCGAGATCCTCGATGCGAGCAATGCAAAGGTCACGTTCCGCGTGCTGCGCGACGAAGCATCGGGCGCCGCTTCCATGGAGCACGGAGCGCCACCGGCGCACGGATCCATGTCTGCACGGTAGTGCGTCGCCCCTTGCTACATTTTTTACAGCGCGCGGCCGCCTCGCTCGTGGTGATCGACGAGGTCGGCCAGGGACGTGGCGCCGAGCGCCTCGTGGCGGGAGTCGGCGACCCTGGCGAGCGCCGACAGTACTTCGGTCTTCAGGTGGGCACCGTTGACGGCAGTTCCATCGTGCGAATCCTCGCAGCGTGCGGCGGCGATCACGCGGTCGACCGCGATGCTGCCCGGCGACAGCGAAAGAAAGCACTGGCGCTGGTCTTCTCCTCCGGTGTGCACGAGTCCCGCTTCGTCCAGCATGCCGAACACTTCGGCAACGTTGCGGATCGGCATCGCGACCTGCTCGGCCAGGCCGGCCAGCGTCGGCGCGACGCGCTTTTCGAACGCGGCACCTGCCAGCTCGACAGCAAGCGCCAGCGCGAGTCCTTCGCGCGGGACACCGCATGCGAGATCGTTGCTGTATCGCCTTCCGACGACGCGCAGGTTCTGGTCGGCTGCGACGGTCTCTGCGCCCGCTAGAACGAGCACCCAACTCGTCCACATCCAGAAGACGAGGATCGGGATCTGCGCCAGCGCTCCGTAGATCGCGTTGTAGCCGCCGAGCCCGATCTGGAAATCGACGTAGAAGGTCTGCGCGACCTGCCACGTGAGGCCGGCAAGCACACCTCCGAGCACCGCCGAGCGCCACCCGACTCTCGAAACCGGAAGCAGAAGATAAAAGCCGATGAACGCGCCGCAGACCAGCACCGACCACGCCAGTGCGAAGGCGAGGCGGATCGGTGTCTCGAGGTCACCGAAACCGCCGAGCCAGGTAAGGACGGCCGAGCTGCGCACGGCGGCCTCGGAGCTGGCGACGACGGCCACGAGCACCGGCCCGAGGAACAGCATGATCATCGCATCGGCTGCTTTGCGGATGCCGCTTCGGCCGTGCGTGTTTCCCCACACGGCATCGAAGGCCGACTCGATCTGCGACAGCAGCGAAATGGCGCTGCCGACCGCGAACAGGGCGCCGACGAGCCCGAGCCCCGCAATGCTGATATTGTCGACGAGGGAGACGATGGTACTCACGGCCTCGGGCGAAAGGATGGTCGCGCGCTGCAGCAGCAACCCCTCGAGGCGCTGCCCCGTCCAGCCGAGCCCGCGCACGTACGCGAAGGATGCGGCCAAGGCCGGCACCAGCGCGAGCATCGTCGCAAGCGTCAGCGCGGAGGCGCGAAGCGAGCAGGAGTCGGAGTGGTAGCCTTCGCCCGCCATCCACAGCACGCGCAGCAGATGGACGGCGAGGCGGCGCCACGCAGGCGCGTCGGCGGGCAGATCGGTCCAGACCGCCGCAGCAACCGCATCGGCGCGCTTTTGCAGGAACGAGGGCACCAGAGTTCGTTTAAGCCGTCCGCCGCGCGGATTCGCAACCGCCGAGCGCACGAAACCGGCCCTGCCGGCAGGCCCCGCAGATGCGGCGCCTGATCCTCGGCCGCCTCGCGATCGTGGTCCCGACCCTGCTGGCCGCCGCGAGCCTGGTATTTGCACTTCTTCACCTGGTCCCGGGTGACCCGGTCGAGATGATGATCGGAGAGAACGCCCAGCCGGCAGCACGCAGCGAGCTTCGAAGCCGGCTCGGCCTCGATCTTCCCATTCCCGAGCAGTACGCGACGTGGATCACGAATGCC is part of the Candidatus Binatia bacterium genome and harbors:
- a CDS encoding LysM peptidoglycan-binding domain-containing protein, whose translation is MAVAAAAAFPACALAMPAPGNTHFPRYQELEPNVAFWSDVFTKWTSKQIAFHDVDHLELVYSVLSIDDIVARLPESQQDDAIAARRKAEGERISAMLQEIAGGNARTEEERRILKTIAKIGQEPSYATTLAEQVRSQRGLADKFCDAATRAEAYRPMMARILASYDIPEELLALPLVESGYKIGARSSAGASGIWQFMPSTGRLFLDINSSYDDRRDPERSTEAAARMLRKTYDELGSWPLAITSYNHGPGGVARAVKDMGTTHFGIISRQYKGKAFGFASRNYYAEFLAAVDALHHTEELCGPITAQAYNPDSTALGASASIRDLARAAGTNVDRLADLNPALSDGCVRGSSKVPRGYRLNLPAGGRNEFEVAFGHIDHSDRSGPALLARVGSGNGERDIAPVQRTHHVVKGESLGMIARRYGTTETTLLYLNNLRNAKTVKVGMTLRVPADRVTQAVADANIAHPPFSKTMTTTAGLIAAQEAGKAAAAATIAARTAAIAAPAAVIQKQDQKQDADEQVASNQAPPPPDTAAPAASRHSSAPAASHPAAPAVVAKQSQQGSADDNNPVLTTEHKVGHGQTLTQIASMYHTSVDELKKMNGISEAASVQAGQTIKVRASGSDIVSQATVGRTYKVHPGETLWSVARANDTSVETLKRLNPKMASDGLRSGQTIKVPAAGAVAVASRPARDDTSKASASGRKVIAKAPPKNSYRNHRVQKGQTLSSIAQKYNTSVETLKRINNLHNASNVPVGKTLKVPL
- a CDS encoding ABC transporter substrate-binding protein — protein: MPGRLRIAIEAAPNSLDPRYASDANASRIASLVHCALVRTDARGGWAPQLASSWSRPDETTWLFTLRDDARFHDGAPVTADDVVATYRSVLDPSSLSPKRGALASLDTVEAVAPREVRFRLHEADASFLDAAAIGVISAQAAARHVDAGAAAPDGCGPYRVASEDDHSVILEAAATSLQPPASLSSIEFRVVPDTVMRTLELAGGEVDFSENTLEPDEVRHLQRDATTLAVSVTDYDAFQYLGINHRHPALADVRVRRAIALAIDRDSIVANLLDGQAAPATGMIPPHREDYEGRVRHYRYDPARARRLLDRAGLVDPDGDGPLPRLRLRYATSTVELRRRIAEVIAAELGDVGIEVTIESHEWGTFFDDISRGNFDLYSLAWVGIRDPDLYRLALHSAMLPPAGSNRGFFRNARIDALTERGRSENDPATRRRIYARVQRTAARTLPVIPLWWPKNVVVMTTRLHGFVPDPTGELIGLARARLD
- a CDS encoding YihY/virulence factor BrkB family protein → MPSFLQKRADAVAAAVWTDLPADAPAWRRLAVHLLRVLWMAGEGYHSDSCSLRASALTLATMLALVPALAASFAYVRGLGWTGQRLEGLLLQRATILSPEAVSTIVSLVDNISIAGLGLVGALFAVGSAISLLSQIESAFDAVWGNTHGRSGIRKAADAMIMLFLGPVLVAVVASSEAAVRSSAVLTWLGGFGDLETPIRLAFALAWSVLVCGAFIGFYLLLPVSRVGWRSAVLGGVLAGLTWQVAQTFYVDFQIGLGGYNAIYGALAQIPILVFWMWTSWVLVLAGAETVAADQNLRVVGRRYSNDLACGVPREGLALALAVELAGAAFEKRVAPTLAGLAEQVAMPIRNVAEVFGMLDEAGLVHTGGEDQRQCFLSLSPGSIAVDRVIAAARCEDSHDGTAVNGAHLKTEVLSALARVADSRHEALGATSLADLVDHHERGGRAL